In one window of Polaromonas naphthalenivorans CJ2 DNA:
- a CDS encoding PaaI family thioesterase, whose translation MNFGAEIPFVTHLGFRLELFEGGESAIGYTPLPEHLNSFAVTHGGACMTLLDVAMAVAARSVQKDMGVVTIEMKTSFMRPAPGDGSPLTARGRLVHRTLSLAFAEATIYDAQGQACAHSTGTFKYVRRKASEAGNAPDSPVRPISTD comes from the coding sequence ATGAACTTCGGCGCAGAAATCCCTTTCGTCACGCACCTCGGCTTCAGGCTGGAACTGTTTGAAGGCGGCGAGTCGGCCATTGGCTACACGCCGCTGCCCGAGCATCTCAATTCGTTTGCCGTCACGCATGGCGGCGCCTGCATGACGCTGCTCGACGTGGCCATGGCCGTGGCCGCGCGCAGCGTGCAAAAGGACATGGGCGTGGTCACCATCGAGATGAAAACCAGCTTCATGCGGCCCGCGCCCGGCGACGGCAGCCCGCTCACGGCCAGGGGCCGGCTGGTGCATCGCACCCTGTCGCTGGCGTTTGCCGAGGCCACGATTTACGATGCCCAAGGCCAGGCCTGCGCCCACTCGACCGGAACCTTCAAGTACGTCAGGCGCAAGGCGAGCGAAGCGGGGAATGCGCCCGATTCGCCCGTCAGGCCGATTTCAACCGACTGA